Part of the Arthrobacter gengyunqii genome is shown below.
AGTTGTCGGAGTGCAGGGCGGAGCCGGCCACTGAAAGCTCCAGCGAGGTTTCGGAGGCGTTAATGCCGTCCGCCCGCGCCTGCTCCAGGGTCCGGCCGACCATAGCGAGCTCGGGGCTCGTGAAGACCACTTGGGGAACAGCTGCGTGGTTAGCGGTGGAGGCCTCCCGGCTCCAGTCCTCCGGGACACCGCTTGCCGAGAGTTCTCCGCGGGACCGCGCGGCAATAGCGGCGCCGGCGGCCCGGGCTTCATATTTGCCCTGATGGGTGAGCAGTACCTTGCCGGCAGCGTCCCCGACCACGTATAGCCAGTCTGTTCCGCTGACCAGGCCGGAGTCATCCGAAGTGAGCCGACCCGAATCCAGTGCCGCGTCCAGTCCCAGATCCTCAAGCCCCAGGTTGGCCAGCGCCGGCGTCCGCCCGGTGGATACCAGCAGCTGGTCGGCAGCAAGCACGGATCCGTCGTCCAATCCCATTTCCACGCAACCGTCGGCCCCGGTGCGGACAAAGTCCGGCTGCGTGTAGGTGCGCACCTCCACACCGTCTTCCGTCAGGCCGGCTTTCACGAGTTCCCGTGCGGGCTCCGGATACATGTCCAGCACGTCGTGCCGCGCCAGCAGCGTCACCTTTGAACCCAGCCGTGCCCACGCCTGGGAAAGTTCGGTGCCCGCAACGCCGCCGCCGAGCACGATCAGCCGCGCCGGCACCTCCCGTGCCGATGTTGCCTCCCGTGTGCCCCAATAGTCGATGCCTTCCAGCCCCTTGAGCGGAGGCGGTGTCGGAACGGATCCGGTGGCCAGCACCACCGCGTGGCGGGCCGTGATGGTGACTGTGCCGCCGTCGTCGTACTCCACCCGCACTTCGCGCGGACCCACCAGCCGCCCCCGCCCGCGCACCAGGCCAATGCCTTCGCCCCGCACCCAGTCCTCCTGTGCGGAATCATTCCAGTGCGAGGTAAAACTGTCGCGGCGCTGCAGCACCGCCGCCGCGTCAAGGGTTCCGGTCACCGCCTCGCGGGAACCGGCCACGGCCCGCGCCGCCTGCAGCGCGGTGCCCGGGCGCAGCAGTGCCTTGGACGGCATGCAGGCCCAGTAGGAACACTCCCCGCCAATCAGATTCGGCTCCACGAGGACCGCTTCCAGCCCTCCCTGAGCCACCCGGCCCGCCGCGTTTTCCCCCACAGCTCCGGCGCCCAGCACAACGACGTCGGTCTCCAGCTGCTGCGGGCGCTGAACTTCGGGGCTGGGTTCTTGAACAGTCATGCACCGAGCTTGGCACGGGCCGTCCGCGGGCGGAACCCCGGGCAGGGGCGGCGCACGTAGTAAATGGGGGAGGATGGAACCAAAGACACCGCGCCCGGTGGCCGAGGCGCGCTCACCATTTCTTCAGCTGGGAAGACACGACTATGGCTCTTGGATCCGTCATCATCGTCGGCGGCGGAATGGCAGGTTTCGCTGCTGCCCGCGAGCTGCGTGTGCGCGGGTTTTCCGGGCGGGTGACGATTATCGACCCGGAGGGCATGCCTTATGACCGGCCGCCCCTGAGCAAGGATTACCTGCTGGGCCGCAAATCCCCGCAGCAGCTTCTGCTCGCGGAACCGGCTTGGTTTTCCGAGCAGGACATAGCGGTTGTCACGGGCAAGGCTGCAGCCCTGATGCCTGATGAGGGAATTGTCCTGCTTGCGGACGGACGGAGCCTGGCGGCGGACAAGATCGTTCTGGCCACCGGCGCTGTGCCCCGCCGTTTGGAAATACCCGGCGCTGACACAGGGTCGGTGCTGGAACTGCGAAACCGGGACGACGCGGACAAGCTGCGTGCCCTCCTGCGGCCCGGCGTGAGGCTGGCAATTATCGGTGCCGGCCTGATTGGCGCGGAAACAGCGTCTGCGGCACTGGCACTCGGTGCGCAGGTGACGCTGATTGATCCTGTCAGCCCGCCCCTGGTGCCGGCCGTTGGGGCCCATTTGGCGGGCCGGCTGCATGCCATGCACGCTGCGCGTGGCATAGAGGTGATCACCGGAGTCCCGGCCGCCATCACCACCGATCCCTCCGGGAGCACCATCACCCTGGCCGGCGGGAGAACGGTGAGCTCTGACCAGGTGCTGGTGGGTATCGGCGTCGCCGCCGATGCAACTCTTGCCGCCTCCGCCGGCCTGGATACGGACAACGGGATCCTGGTGGACGAACGCCAGCGCAGCAGTCATCCGAACATTTACGCGGTGGGTGATGCGGCGCGGGTCCGGTTGCCGGACGGCAGGCTTCTGCGGCGGGCCGAGCACTGGGAGCATGCCCGGAACACCGGTGCCACTGCAGCTGCAGCGCTGCTTGGGCAGGAGCTGCCGAATCACGGCGCCTCGTGGTTCTGGTCCGACCGCCACGGCGTTCACGTGGAGGGGGTTGGTTCGATGGCAGGGGACGGCACAGTGGTGGTGCGGGAGCGAAACGGTCTGCCGGTGGCGAGTTTCAGATTGGATGTGGCCGGGTACATGCTCGGCTGCGCGGCTGTGGACGGCGGATTGCTGGTGCGGGCGGCCAGGCGCATTATTGACCGCGGCATCCTGGTGGATCCGGCGAAACTGGCGGACCCGGACGTTGATCTCAGAAAGATGGCCCGCTAAACGGAGAATTCAGGGAAACATCCGGACAGCAAAAAACCCGGCCCAACCAGTATTTCTACTGGTTGGGCCGGGTTTCAGTGGTGCGCGCGAAGGGATTCGAACCCCCAACCTTCTGATCCGTAGTCAGATGCTCTATCCGTTGAGCTACGCACGCATCTGGATTTTCTTCATTTTCCGGCCGGTTGGGCCTTCCTTCAAAGTTTCTCCGTGGCTGTTTTGCCGTAAATAACTATAGCCCAGATTTACAGGGGCGCCTAATCGGCGGTGATGACCCAAAAAGTACTAGACCGGTCTATATGACCTTCGTCACATCAGGGTATGGTAGCTGCTGAAAGTTTCCTGCAATCTAGGGAAACCTTGACCGGCTACAAGAATAGGTCATACCTTACGGGGCGTGGTCCACGGCACACCGACAACTAGCATCAAAACACACCACTGGCCCAACGAAGGGAAGAGTCATGGGCGATGACGCGCGTCAGCTAGTTCTTGATGAGAGCGGCGACAACGTTGCTCCTAGCCATTTGGACAGCAACACACCGGGGGCCTCCAAGGACGCCCCCACCACTCACCAGGCACTGCTTGCGTGGGTTCAGCAAGTGGCCGAGCTGACGCAGCCTGATCGCGTTTATTGGGTGGATGGTTCCGAGGCGGAAAACAAACGCCTCACTGATGAGCTGGTGGATGCAGGAACCCTGGTCCGGCTCAACCCGGAAGCGTTCCCGAATTCCTTCGCCGCTTTTTCGGATCCGAAGGACGTGGCACGCGTCGAAGAGCAGACTTTCATCTGCTCGGAGGAGAAGCACGACGCCGGCTTCACCAACAACTGGATGGACCCGTCCGAAATGCGGGAAAAGCTTAACGGGCTTTTCTCCGGTTCCATGCGCGGCCGCACCATGTACGTCATTCCCTTCGTCATGGGTCACCTCGAAGCTGAGGACCCCAAGTTCGGCGTCGAAATCACCGACAGCGCCTACGTGGTGGCCTCCATGCGCATCATGGCACGCATCGGCACAGATGTCCTGCGGAAGATGGAAGAGCTGGATGCGTTCTTCGTGCCGGCACTGCACTCCGTCGGCGCCCCCCTCGCTGAAGGCGAGCAGGACGTGGCCTGGCCGTGCAGCGACGACAAATGGATTGTGCACTTCCCCGAAGACCGGTCCATCTGGTCCTACGGTTCCGGATACGGCGGCAACGCCCTCCTGGGGAAGAAGTGCTATGCCCTGCGCATCGCCTCCATCATGGCGCGCGACGAAGGCTGGCTGGCCGAGCACATGCTCATCCTGAAGCTCACCAGCCCAGAAAAGAAGGATTACTTCGTCGCGGCGGCCTTCCCGTCCGCCTGCGGCAAGACCAACCTTGCGCTCCTGGATCCGACCATCGAGGGATGGAAGGTCGAGACTCTGGGCGATGACATCACCTGGATGCGATTCGGCCACAATGGTGAACTGCGCGCCACCAACCCGGAGGCCGGCCTGTTCGGCGTCGCCCCGGGCACCGGATGGAGCACCAACCCCAACGCGATGCGCGCCATCGCCAAGGGCAACTCCATCTTCACCAACGTCGCACTGACCGACGACGGCGGTGTCTGGTGGGAGGGAATGACGGACGAAGCTCCGGCGCACCTGACCGACTGGTTGGGCAACGAGTGGACGCCGGAATCCGGCCGCCCCGCTGCCCACCCGAACTCCCGCTTCTGCACGCCGATCGACCAGATCGACATGCTGGCCGAGGAATACCATTCTCCCGACGGCGTGCCTGTCTCGGCCATCCTCTTCGGCGGGCGCCGCAAGACCACGGTTCCCCTGGTGACG
Proteins encoded:
- a CDS encoding phosphoenolpyruvate carboxykinase (GTP); protein product: MGDDARQLVLDESGDNVAPSHLDSNTPGASKDAPTTHQALLAWVQQVAELTQPDRVYWVDGSEAENKRLTDELVDAGTLVRLNPEAFPNSFAAFSDPKDVARVEEQTFICSEEKHDAGFTNNWMDPSEMREKLNGLFSGSMRGRTMYVIPFVMGHLEAEDPKFGVEITDSAYVVASMRIMARIGTDVLRKMEELDAFFVPALHSVGAPLAEGEQDVAWPCSDDKWIVHFPEDRSIWSYGSGYGGNALLGKKCYALRIASIMARDEGWLAEHMLILKLTSPEKKDYFVAAAFPSACGKTNLALLDPTIEGWKVETLGDDITWMRFGHNGELRATNPEAGLFGVAPGTGWSTNPNAMRAIAKGNSIFTNVALTDDGGVWWEGMTDEAPAHLTDWLGNEWTPESGRPAAHPNSRFCTPIDQIDMLAEEYHSPDGVPVSAILFGGRRKTTVPLVTQSRDWTNGIFMGSTLSSETTAAAAGQVGVVRRDPMAMLPFMGYDAGDYLRHWITLSGKANQETLPKIFLVNWFRRTADGGFAWPGFGDNSRVLKWVIERIEGTADAVETPIGFVPTGESLDLTGMDMTAADVEAAVHVDPEEWKKELAGIEEWYARFGESLPEDLVAELQTLKERFAAA
- a CDS encoding NAD(P)/FAD-dependent oxidoreductase, producing the protein MALGSVIIVGGGMAGFAAARELRVRGFSGRVTIIDPEGMPYDRPPLSKDYLLGRKSPQQLLLAEPAWFSEQDIAVVTGKAAALMPDEGIVLLADGRSLAADKIVLATGAVPRRLEIPGADTGSVLELRNRDDADKLRALLRPGVRLAIIGAGLIGAETASAALALGAQVTLIDPVSPPLVPAVGAHLAGRLHAMHAARGIEVITGVPAAITTDPSGSTITLAGGRTVSSDQVLVGIGVAADATLAASAGLDTDNGILVDERQRSSHPNIYAVGDAARVRLPDGRLLRRAEHWEHARNTGATAAAALLGQELPNHGASWFWSDRHGVHVEGVGSMAGDGTVVVRERNGLPVASFRLDVAGYMLGCAAVDGGLLVRAARRIIDRGILVDPAKLADPDVDLRKMAR
- a CDS encoding dihydrolipoyl dehydrogenase family protein codes for the protein MTVQEPSPEVQRPQQLETDVVVLGAGAVGENAAGRVAQGGLEAVLVEPNLIGGECSYWACMPSKALLRPGTALQAARAVAGSREAVTGTLDAAAVLQRRDSFTSHWNDSAQEDWVRGEGIGLVRGRGRLVGPREVRVEYDDGGTVTITARHAVVLATGSVPTPPPLKGLEGIDYWGTREATSAREVPARLIVLGGGVAGTELSQAWARLGSKVTLLARHDVLDMYPEPARELVKAGLTEDGVEVRTYTQPDFVRTGADGCVEMGLDDGSVLAADQLLVSTGRTPALANLGLEDLGLDAALDSGRLTSDDSGLVSGTDWLYVVGDAAGKVLLTHQGKYEARAAGAAIAARSRGELSASGVPEDWSREASTANHAAVPQVVFTSPELAMVGRTLEQARADGINASETSLELSVAGSALHSDNYRGWAQMVVDEDRRVLVGVIFAGPDVSELLHSATIAVTGEVPLDRLWHAVPAYPTISEIWLRLLEKYGL